The window ATCTGGACTGAGATGCCAAGTTGTTTCACAAACACCACCAAAATGTCCATCACGAGTCacaagattctttttttaatttccccgGGACATAGCAACCTGGCCCGGTTTCATGTATTACAGATGAATAGTGAATGCTTTGCTATAAATCTTGGTGAACTGTCttccaaaatatctttttatgAAATTTAAAGATGTGAAGATTAATGATGTAATGCTAAATATGATGCGTCTTTTACAGGAGGAGGGATTTTTATTAGTCTTTTACGCATAATATTATTGCTTTAAGTTGTCGATTGTTATTCATTCAATTTTTGCTGGAGTTACTAAATAACTGTCAGTTTTCATTCTTCTGACTCTTTATTCATTGTCAGCTGTGGGTGATCTGCCAGCCCACATGAGAGGGCAGGTTACATTCAAAGGAATTTACTTTGGTTTAGGGACATGTGCAAAATCTGAGCTAATTGCAGTGCAACTTTATACTATAACTGCTTCTTATTAGCGACTTAACAGATGTCTGTGACTTCGTATTCTGATGTTCAGTGCTTGTACTGGGAACCACAGGACTCAGCGAGACGTAGGCACCTCTCTGTGAGGGATTTGTTAGTCCAAGCTCCTGTGCTCCCAGGTCATGCCTTTGGAGAAGGTATGAAAAGGTGATGGTTGGGAGATGATCCAGCATGTAACCTGGATTTATTGTTCGGACGCGTGTTGTCTAGGGCTGGTTAGAGGATATGGCAATGCCCACATCTATCAATTATTAAAAGATCCATGATCCCCTGACTCTGATCCCCTGTCAACCTCATCTGGGAAGGAGATGATTTCTATGTAAGGCAGAGAGAGCAGTAACAGGAGGGGCTAAAACATGAGAAGTAAGCAGAATGTAGAGGCTTAGCAAGACGAGGAATGGCTTTCTATAGTCTTCTTCGGCTAGGCAGAAAGCTCTGTTTTATACTATAAGTAACATAAAGCTAAACTTCTGGGAAAGCATTCTGATACAGAATGTGTAGTGTTCTCGGTCCTACCTATGCTGAGAGGATGGGCAAAGAACTTGAAGAACACCCTCCTTTGACTTCATCCTTCTAGAAACCACCCTTGTGCTTGCATTTAAATCCACCTTTTTTAATTGGGGGATGGCTCCAGCAACAAAATGAGGGCTCTGTCTATGGGTTTTTCTGAAGCGGATACCCCAAATTAGGGTTGCAGTGAAAGTATTTGCATGTTTGAATGTGCACGCGGTTCCATGGCATGTCTACCTGTGTGAAGAGACCATGTGAATGTCTGCATGTACCTCTGTTGCTCTTCCGAGCTTACAGCGTGAAGGCTACTGAAAATGGGGGAGGCCATGTGAATTTGAGCTGACATTTGTGTGATTGCTGTTTTTTGTGTCTTCTTTTGACAAAAATAGTGTAAAAGTATGACAGATATAAAAGGGCATTTATTCCCTCTTGGCAAGGACTGCCAAACTGTCATCTTCATCCACCTCCTGGTTACTTAGCGTGCACACCAGACAAACTTCTGGTGGTCCATATAAAGCAGGAAGGAACAAAGACAAGAGATAGGGTATATTCAATGCCCAGGTAAAAGAGAGAGAGCAGACAGAAAGCAACCGTTACATTTTGCAATAACTTTTGTCTGggggaaatgaaagaaaggatGCCATGAAGGAGCACTTACATTCTTGTACGCAAAATGGTGAGTGAACCAGgagaattaaaaacagaaaaaagtattGGTTTGGATGGCATTCTTGAAGTATGGAAGCAGTAAGCGGAAAGGAAGAAGGAGACCAAACTGccaaataagtgaaaaaaaaaagtgcctttttattttatttattttttagtctgTAGCCTGGTATCACTGACGTGAGTCCAATGAATGTTCACAAAGATAATTAAGAgattggagcatctctcatatggGAGGGACTGAGACAGCTTGAGAAGAAAAAACTCAAGGGAGATCTTATGaatatgtataaatacctgatgagAAGAAGTAAAGAAGACTAAGCCAGACTCTTAGCGTTgccaagtgacaggacaagaggcagtgtgCACcatttgaaatacaggaaattccatttaaacataagcaaaaaaccctttttttactGCAAGGATTATTGAACatcggaacaggttgcccagagaggttgtggaatctccattcttggagatgttcaaaacccaactggaaaCAGTCTTGGTTAAACTTTTCtgctgaccttgctttgagcagaggggttggactaagCAATCTCCAGGGGTGCCTTCCCGCCTAAACCGCACTGTGACTCTGGGATTTCGCTTGCACTGAGTCTGTTCTTATTTCTTACTGTCATCATTTGATACTGCAATACACGCAGGTTGGAGTGTGCTTCTCACATTCCATTCTTTATACTTCTGTGAACCAGAgttataatttatatattttaactgTTAAACACCTActttaaagagagaaaaccaaGCATCTGGGACAGCTAGTAAACCCCATTATTTCTAAACAATAATGTTCATCACTGAAAATGtcttattcaaaaataaaaatattttttaagatgaaatattGATTTGGTTTTGTGTCAGGGGAAATCAACTGTAGCACAAGACACCAGAATTAAATTACCACGTTTCCCATTgtccttcctttttaaattaaaattgtggGATCTTTAGGGTGCTTCTTTTTCACATGATTTTATGGAGCTTAGAGTAATAGGCCCTGAGCTTGCTTAATGATAAAAGGAACTATAATAACCCAAATAATAGagtaaaatacagaagacaaatttCATGGTGCCTTAATCTGAGAGGCACTTATTTTAACCCTTTGGTGAGTGCATAAGATGCTATTCGGAGCCCCACATTAGTTGGTAGCATAATTGCAGTGCTTTGAGCATAAATGTGCACTTTGTTCTGCCTTCGTTTCTTGTACATATTACTTCATTCTGCAGCCTCTGAAGCGAAAAGCACGCCCAAACGGaagcaagggaagagaaaagaggaaaccaAAGTGATTCAATTATTGCCTTCAGCCTTGAGAAACTCATACAATCAACTTGTAACCGCACATGTGCTGTGGTGGGTTGGCTCTTCTCTGCACACGGAAAGCACACTTAGGAAGTGAAAGTAAATTGCCAGAACATACTAAAGGAAGGATCTAGCTCTTATTCCCTGTAATGGGCAatcataaaaccaaaaaaagtatatatttagaGTATTTGGAGTAACCTCTGGGCAAAAGTACCGTCCTCAGATCTACTGATTTTAAGCAACTCATTcatgaagagttaaaaaaagcTATGAAACGTGGTATATAGGTTGCTATTATGCAGGTGCCTTTAGAGGAGAGGCTGGCCTTTTCATAGCTTAACTTTGCACTTAAAAGAATAACGTTTAGCACTGGTGTCTAAAATTAAACGTAAAAAAGCAATTGATTTCAGAAAAGAGCGATGAAGGTATTTGGAGTGTGGGGAGCATGTTTTCCTAAGGAATATTTTTAACAGCTGATTATTTGgatatagaatcagagaatgtaGTGATAGCCAAAGAGATTCAGTGGATAGATTCACCGTGGAGGCAGCTTTTCCCTCATGTTTCAAGAAAGTCATCGACCAGCAGCTCAGAACAGAATTCAATTTACATTGGTAAATAGCTTGTGCAGGTACAGAAGGGCATTTCTAGAGTAATGAGGTAAAACTattaatgcaaaatgttttggagAAGTGTCCTGACAGCAAATGGAAAGCAGTCTCacaggaaaagcaagagaaattcaGATGCCTGGGAAGTTTATGCTGCAACTGGACAGAGAGCTAGGGATCTGTGATAGAGCACTCTGTTTCAATTAAAGAGATGAGCCAGAAGAGCTTCTAGCCTTTCCCATCTTTGTGCTTTATGAATACAGGTGTTACAGGCATGCAAAGTAGCATATCTTAATTGTCATCTCCAAATCAGACCAGTTCCACTTGTGTTTGGTTTAGCATACTGTATTTTGATGAAGTTTTCATCTGATTTCCCTTAAGGACAACAGTAGCATTTCCACTCATTCAAGAAGTTGAGCTCTTATGCTATTTCATTTACTATGGGTGTAGAGAATTTTAAGTGTGaattaaaacaatggaaaagcCTTTGTGACATGACACAGGAGAGCAAACCTAGAACTTTGACAGTACAAATAGCTGTTGACTGCCAGAGCTTTACTCATACACCAGTAAAGATTTGCTCTGGGAAGAGAAAGCCGCACAAAGAGCTGCTGGAGCCTAAGGACTTCAAAGTGAATGACATGGAAGTGCAAATCAATACAGTAACCACATGAAACTTTTCAAGGGTATTTGATGCCTTCATGTGTTCATTTCGAAATGTTACCTCACAAATTCCCACTAACCCTATCTTTCTTGAACTCCCTAgctatttcctgaaaaaaaatctaacaggTCCTAGGGAATCGTTGTTATAACCTTGAGATTTTTGTCAGAAGATGCTTGGAGAATATGAAAAGCTTTATTTGAGCTGGTCTTTTTTTGGTAGAGTGCTTCCTGTAGGGAAAAGGTACAAAACTTCTGTCGTGTGCCTATTGCCTATGTTACTCCAGTTCAGTCCTCTGCAGGACTCAGCTGGAGGAGACAAAAGGTGTGCATATGGTCTGTTGCGTTATTTTGCTGAAACGTACTCTTCTTCTAGATATTTGCACCTTGTGTTTATCCAGCTGTAATCTTCTCAATAAATTGTTGGAATTTTGATTTTGCTATTACTTGCTCCTGCTGGTACCCTAATGTAGACATAGTCCTCTTTAGATTGGACGCCACCTATTGCTTATCTGGTTTTGAGCTTTGCGCTTTGTTGAAAATTGAAAGTAGTGTTGTTTCGCACTAGCCAGTAATGAGGAGGCATGATTAGATGATGTTGTAATGCTTTTATATAGTTCAGGTCTTGGAGTCCTTTTTCAAatcatctgaagaaaaataattcattactGGATAATTCTTTCCTGTGATATATTAGCTGATATACAGTCATAATACATTCACTTGACAGTTCTGATATGTAAAACAGttttaacagaaatatctttAATCTTTCTGAAATGGCTATATAAAGTATATTATACTGTGACTTGACTGCTACTTTAAAAGAGCATCATGCAAATGTTACTGGACTCCTGCAAGGCTCCACTGACTTTGATGAACTTTGGATCAGGCCCAGATTTCCTAATGTCAGAGTCTCAGGAAAAGTACTATAATAAGGCTGCTCGAGTGGCATCCTTTCAACTGTTAAAATGCAAGAaagaagacttttaaaaatgtttttgataaaGTATATTTCACAATGTTCTTGTACTATCGTAAGTAGCAAAAAAGCAACAGCGTTTTAAAGCAGTCACTCTAGGAGAATGCTCTGtatggttttaaatgttttataatgCAGTGGACATATTCCTTTCTAATGTCCAGTACTTGTGAACTAAGGATTTGCATCTGAAATTCACTTTAATCTTCACTTGGTCGTGTAGAGACACTTACATTTTTCTGTGTTCCAAAGCCTTGATAAACCAGACACAGgtgttttctttaattagaacaaacaacagaaatcttacttaaaaatgtttattgTAAAAAAGTGGCTAGAAAACAACATAAATTTCACTTCACGCTTTCTTCAAGTTATCTATAGATGCTATAGGCAACAATTCACTTTCATTCATAACACATTCagtcatataaaaataaaaatatttacattatgtCCACATACTTTACAAAATCATCAATAAAAAAGGCACTTGGAGGGGTAATGCTGAAAATATTGCATTTcctttgtgcatttaaaaaaaatagtcgtCAAACTCCCGTGAACCCCCTCTCTTGCACTTATTCccgttttttaaaaaagattaaagttTAGAGGAACTATTTCATATTAAAAGATGGTCAAGCATGCACCAGGAATGTTTGAAGCTACagtcattatatatatatatttttttttaaaaggcacatGCGGTTAATTTGTGGCTTTCAATTTTCCGTACATTCTcttacatgttttttttcctgtcttaattATGCAGTTTTAAAGCATTTCGGATCATTAATGAAGGCCTTGgcttctaataaaataaaaaataaaaaacacagcaaTGAATAATATTAAACATTTACTAAGGTAAACTTGGAATACTTTTTAAGGCACCTGAGATAAATGGTGTCTAGCAAAATTCACTTGggtagtatttttattaaaagttccactcaaaatactgtttctttGGTTGAAATGGCTTGGCAGGAATGTATTGTTAACTTTGCAGCCTTTTCTAAGCAAGAAAAGACAACATACATTTGGCTTCATCTATAAAGCAAGCTGATAATGCTGCTTCCTTTAGATCTACTTGAAATGTCATGCACGGTGTCTTTCCCCGTATTTCAGAATTCTCACTTAAGAATGCAAATGCGTGACTGAACAGAAACAACTTAAAGCTCATTTCTACTGACATTCTAAGTTCTTCcactattttgtttgtttgcttgtttggtggtgttttggggttttttagggtttttttggtttgttttttttttttttttttggctgaaaagcAGACGAGAAAACGCCTTTGGATTTCCACTTATCATTTGGAACAGGAGTGGAGAAATGCATCGAGTCCAGGTAAACATTGACTGCATGACTCAGTGTGCTACACAGCAGCCGGATTCCTCATGTTTGTGCAGCAGAGACATTCTGGAGAAAGTTTTGGAGCAATTTTTGCACTGGTATTTCTTCACATCCGAGTGGGTCTGCAGATGAGCCCTCAGATTGGATCTGTCTGCAAAAGCCCTGTTGCAGTGAGGACAGGAAAACGGCTTCTCTCCTAAAAAGGAAACATCAAGGAAAAACAGggtaaatctttaaaaaagaagtacACACTTAAGACAGGTAACACTTGCTTTTGTcctaagaaacaaacaaacaaacagaaaggatTTGTTATAATCAAGAACGTGTAAGAAAAAGTTAATCAGGCCAGAAATACAACAGCTTTCAGCACTGCTGACCGTACTTGCAGAACTGTGTCTTTTCAGAATACGCTGCTAAGTGCAGTCTCCGAAGACAAGCTGCTGAGTCCTTCTGCATCTACAGGTGCAGGCAGTACTTTTAGGATGGGCTCCTCCcaacattttcaaatcttttcaTAGAATTTTTGCTGCTTAACGCTGTCTGAATTACGGGGGACAAGGGCTTTGactgaaaagcagcagacagCTGCACAGACAGTACATTCTACCCAGTGTTATACTCAAAATCAAGTTTTTGCCTCAgcagagaaaaaaccccaaacaacctgcTTTGGCGATGATGTGTTTCTAATTCTTAAGGACTTGAGATAGCGCCTGCAAAACTTGCCAACTGCTTAAGGAGTCAGAAAGCAGCCCCTCATGCATTgcctttctgttttgctgcttgaTTTCAGAGCCTTCTCAAAGCCTGAAAGTTAACATAAAATCCTTAAAGCAAAACCTTCCACTAGTGGAAATGGGCTAAACCATCCTAAAATTATCAAGGGAGCAATGCTGATTTATGTCAGTATCTGGTCCACAGTTATGAGACCATCCTACGTTCCCCTCCCATCCACCCCCCAAGAGGGAGAATTTAGCCTTTCAATAATATATTTGAAATTCTGTGGATGCATTTCAGGTTAGTAAAGAAacactgggggttttttggttggttccccccccccaccaccacctgtGAGGAAAAATAGCAAAAGGGCATCCTGATGTTATAGCAACAAGAAACTGCAATTGTAATGGTTGGTCTTACCAGTGTGAGTTCTAATGTGTCCTTGAAGTAGCCAGGGTCTAGAGAAAGCCTTGCCGCAGATCTTGCAGACACAAGGTAGTGTGTGGGTCCTGATGTGCATCTTAAGCGCTCCCAGGCTGACATACTCCTTGTCACAGTACTTGCAGCTGAACGATTTCCGAGACTGGGCATCACAGTGCAGCTGCTTATGTTTGGCCAACCCAGAGAAAGTTGAATAGGTCTTGTTGCATAAACCGCACTGAAACTTTTCGGCTTCGATTGCATGGGGGTCTGAAAGCTTGGACTGGATTCTCTCTTCTTCATCGCTAATGGGACTTTCTGAACCGCTGTGATCTTTGGAGGAGGTGTCAGAAGGTGGAGGTGGGCTGACTCTTCCCAAAGATGAGGGGTATCCGGAAAGCGGAGAGAGGTCGTTGGGTAATGGAGAGGGTAGCAGCCCGGTTGTAGTCCACACAGTAATGGGATTGTAAGCTACTGAGCTCAGGATCTCTGGCTGTGGTATGATAGGGACTGGGTAGCTTTCATACAGGTATGGGGATATAATCactggagaaagaaggaaattttaaGGTAAGAGAAccaaaaagtatttcaaaaggcagcaaaattaacattttgggGATTAAAAGGTGCATAAATTAAACAACTCAGTATGGTCATCTGAATATAAGGAAGACTAAGGAAATactatttcatatatatattctGGTGGGTAGAGACAGTGCTCTTGAACAGCCAAATTAGAGTTGGAGAGTCACTTCAAGGCAGCATGTGCTTTCTAAATCTGTGCAGCCTGTTACAATGAGGCAGTGAAACTTCCTGCAGGATCTGTATAAAAGTTTCAATTCCACCACCAGCAGATACAGAACAAGAAAACTCCAACTCCTCTCTAAGTAACTGAGTTCAAGTGGATGAACAAACTTTGTGATTCATCCTGGGCAGCACTGACATATTTCTCAAAACTCCCTCCTggtaagcaaaaggaaaaaaaaaaaaaaaaaaaaaaaaagagctagccATGAACTAACCCATTCCCTGGCGCCTGAAAAGCACTCCCACTCCTCCTCATTACCGCCACGCAAAGACCACGACCTCAGAAGCAACGCGCTGGCGTTCGCCTTCGTTTCGTTACCTGTATGAGTGTCCAGTTCGCTGTAATTCGGCTTCTTGGACGAATTGAAATGTTTCTTGACCAGGAAGGAGCGTGGCATCTTGGAGGCAGGGTTTCTCCTTCTCCCGGGCTCTCCTGGCGGGTGTGTGTAGCGGTCCCCGGCGGGTGTGCGGCACCACACGCACGCAATCACTGCCAGCGCATCCGTGCCTGTCGCCTCGCCTGCCCCGCGACGTCCATCCACTCGGGTCCTGTAGCGGCAGCGCAGAGGCGCCTTGAAAAGTGCTGTAAATACCCGCAAGTCAGGTGCAGGGGGGAAGGGTTTCCCGCTCCTCCAATCACTTCGGGATGTTCTCAAGCACTTTTTCCAAACAGGCTGCtgctttgctggtttttttttttttcttttctttttttttttttttttttttttccttctgggaggGCTCTGCGGCTGCTGGAGGGAGGGATCCAATCCCCGCTCGCAGGGTTTGGTTCAGGTTTCAGCTCCTCCCGCTGGAGACAGCTGTGAACGGAGGAGCAAGCAGCGGGCAGAGCGCGTCCGCCTGCTACAAAGTGGGTCTACGTTGCTCTGCAGAATTTCTGCCTAGAAAAATGTGTTGGtcaaagtgctgctttttttttttttttttaaaaaaaaaaaaaatggcccgTTTACTGATTCATCTGAATTCTTTTTGTCCTTCTGACAGAGACCTGGATAAGTCATAGGCActgaaacttctttttctttcatttttaaacgAGTCTGGTTTCCAGATGTTTGATATAAGAATTACAATGGAACAAACTGTTCATTAAGggcagaaaggagggagggggacacacactaCAAGATAACAAGTTAGCCGGCAGAGCTAATGGAAGCCTTTGAGCTGAGTGTGTGCCTGCTCCCTTTAGGAACTGCCTTTGAGTAGCTGCACTTAGGCAAGGCCGGAGCGGAGCAGTGGTGCCTCCCTGCCCTACGCCCCTCCAGGCAGAAGGGCCAGCGAGATACTGCGAGTGAGTTCAAGGAAAGGGGGAAGCCctggaaaagatgacatttcaaaGCAGAGTGCTAGGTTTTATATAATATGCATACTGCTTCAGACTGTTCAAATGAAGAATACtttcttttctactttaaaaatctgCAGAATGCAAAACCTCGACCTTTCCTTCCCTGGGAGTAGTCATGTCACTCTTTTGCCTATCCTCTTAGAGCACTGCCAAGGAAATTTTCCTAATTATTTAAAGCAGTTAAAAGATGAACAGATAAGCAAACCCCCCAAAATTATAGACTGGGTAATTTAAACGTCTCTTAAATGTCCTTCTCCATTAGTATATTTAGGACCTCTTGATTTCCTATGAAGGTATAATCTGTATTATGTATTTCATTTAGGATGAAAGTCTCTTAAATATGCCACAGAATTTTTCTGGTTATCTAGATTGAATTAGAGGCGATGTTTAGTCAcagataggggttttttttaattttaaaatatttgcattttgaaaatacgGGCAGCTGAATGCTAGTAAATTTCTAGCACAAATTATACTCTGATTGACTCTTGgtctgccctccccaccccttccccctcctcctcgtGTATTAACTACACCTGCCTGGGCACATACCGGTATGCCGTGCTGGTGTGCAGCGAGGCCTCTGTCCTGTCGGGAGGCGGTGCGGAGGGATGTTTTACAGAGACCACCCCAGCCCTTTTTTGTAGCAGGTGTTGGAAtagatatagaaaaaaaaaaaagaaaaaaagaattccctCTGGTTCTGTTAAGACACGTAAGAGTAAAGTGCTTTGTCAAGCTGCGTGACTTCTTACTCTCGGGGATGCCAAAACAAATGCAGAGAAAGTTAGCCATGTTCAAGAACTGATTAAAAAGATTCATCTGTTCAGCATCTAACTCCGGTGTCTGTCGGGGAAAGGTGTCACATGGATTTCCAAGCTGCAGGGAACACACCCAGGCtatgggaggaaagggaaagtgGCAAGGAAAGGGACTTCCCAGGTACCTGCTCCGCAGCTGGGGTGGAAGAACAGAGGCAGCTCTTCCCAGGAGGGAGCGCAGTGTTTGCAGAGACACAAGCCATTGCTTTCCTCAACTccacagaaatgaagaaatccacaaagcatttttaaaaggttgCATTTGTGGTCCTGCTCCCCCCTCTCTGCTCTGTTCCATCTGAGAAGTCCCCGTCCCCTGCCAACTCTGGGAAAGCATTGCATTTCAGGATGTGAGGCATTAGTCTGTATCTAAATAGTCTGTTACATGAGCTGTGATTCAGCCCTTGAGCTGGTTTAAGTTTGTGTGTTGAAATGAATGGGGCCATGCAGATTTTCACTGGCTCGGGATCTGTTCCTTTGTATGTTTGTTAAAAGTAAAGGGTCTGATTCACCAGTGAGGTACTCCCTCTCGGGGCATTTTCACCAGCATAACACCGGAGTGATGCAGTTTAAATTAATTGCACTTATATAAATCACAGGAGCGTAAGCAGTTAGCCCACTGGCTGAGCTGATTGAAGGATGTTAGGAATTGGGTGGAAGGCATGTTATTACATGGTCCTGAAAGGATATTAGCAGCACATACTACCTGAGTGAGGTCTGCTGTCAAAAAAAGGGAGAGTCTGCGTGAGGAGTGGGTGAGTCAGAGTAAACAGGTGCTCTGAGTGTTTATGGCAAATGTGGATGAGAGGGCACCGGGAGACGTGCAGCATCCATCCCCCTGCGAGAAACGAAACGCAAAGGTGGAGCGCAGAAGACGGGAGGTTTCCCCTCCTTGGGGGAGCCAGGGAGGCGCGGGGGTGGCGGAGGGCGGCAGATGGCTCTGACGGTCATGCCGTCTGCGGGCAAAGCCCTGCTCCCACCTCCAAAAAATCAAGGCCTAGGGCCTCCCCCCCCTCGCGTTTTACAAGTTGTTGGCCTTTTAGAGATTCTTTATGTTTTCACGTTGAAAGCTCGTGTAAAGCTGTCTTGTTAATGGCACGGTGGTGCTAATTGCCGCTCTGCGAAGCAGGTAGGAAAAGATCCGAGCAATTCTGTTGCTGAAACTTTGGCACGTGCTTTGCACCAACAAAATTATTAGGCCTGAAGTTTCCAAAATTTCAACCCTGCAGCAgaaatggctttcttttttttaataattgtatttCACATCAGCCCACTTGTTCACGTGCCTAAATAACAACCTGTGCGCCTCACGTTAGTCTCCCCGTTTCTGACAGCTCCACCAAATCCCTTTCCTTGTCAGGCTTTCTGAGAAGGGCAGCAATTTTTGTAACTCAGCTTTATGGAAATGGAAGGGTGCCAGAACTATGTTTGTTATCAAAGAGGGAAGAAGGGCCCACGCTAAGCTATTGCCACCTTAGTTCTTCTCATGACAGCGTTTATGTCAGGAGCATCAATTGCTAGCAAGACCACAGatcagaaaatgttaaatatctGGATAAACCACagcagaatgcagaaaaaaaaatccacctaaCAGTTTCAGAATATTAAGTGAGTTATGCTGGATCACTGTTCCCAGAGCACAATATATTTCTCTGGCAGGACTGTTAAGCACATTTTGCCTGGACCTGCCATGGAGCCCACGGAAGGCAGCACCGTGAGGTTCAGAGGAACCCCCAGGAGGCACTGAGCCCAGTGGAGCATACCAAAAATAGCTCTGGAGGTTTATTGATGCGGGTGACGACTTCATCCTGGAAGGGGTAAAAGCACAAGTAACTCACACCTACAGTGTAGCTCTTGCAATTCGTAAGCCTCCTGCATTTCAAAGGAAAGTGTGAAGTTGTTAatataaggaaaaagaatatgATGAGTTTCCAATAGGCAGTTAAATGTACAACATATCACGCTTCAGTCTTACcctttgcttttgtatttccCTCTTAGTGCCAGCTGGTATATCCTGGGAAAGTAGAGAAGTGGTGTAacttttggaagaagaaaagatttaatagAGCTAGAAGGTGAAGAGGACCTCAACTGTGATTAAGTTGGATGTCAGAGAGGAATAAGTCCAAAATTAACAGAGTGGAGAGAAACAGTTAGAAAATGGTACTCCTTCCCATTGCCCCAACACATATGCCTTCAAAAATTTTTTGGAACACATTTTTAGGAtaccttttctttcatgttttgctCATCCTTCCAAATGCTCACCTGAACTATCAGCAGAAATGGAAGCAAATTTAAAGAAGGACCATTATGATATCACATCAAGTTCCAGTCTCGTAGGCTTAAAGTTCAATgag of the Larus michahellis chromosome 2, bLarMic1.1, whole genome shotgun sequence genome contains:
- the SNAI2 gene encoding zinc finger protein SNAI2; amino-acid sequence: MPRSFLVKKHFNSSKKPNYSELDTHTVIISPYLYESYPVPIIPQPEILSSVAYNPITVWTTTGLLPSPLPNDLSPLSGYPSSLGRVSPPPPSDTSSKDHSGSESPISDEEERIQSKLSDPHAIEAEKFQCGLCNKTYSTFSGLAKHKQLHCDAQSRKSFSCKYCDKEYVSLGALKMHIRTHTLPCVCKICGKAFSRPWLLQGHIRTHTGEKPFSCPHCNRAFADRSNLRAHLQTHSDVKKYQCKNCSKTFSRMSLLHKHEESGCCVAH